Within the Canis lupus familiaris isolate Mischka breed German Shepherd chromosome 26, alternate assembly UU_Cfam_GSD_1.0, whole genome shotgun sequence genome, the region GCTTTGCAGTCAGTCAGACATGCAAGGGGGACCAGTATGTCTTTCTAGCTTAGTGGCCCCAGAAATCTTAGTGGCCTCTCTGAATCTGAATTCCTTCAGTGCAATGGGGGAAATAAAAGTCCACCTTGCAGAGCTGTGAAGGTTAAAGAGATAGACAAACTTTTCATGGATGAGTATGAGCCTGCTCTGCAGGGTCTGGTCATGGTGAACTTTTGGTAAACAATAACCAGTGTCTGTGAGCGTGGATAGCCTGGGGAAGGCCTCGGCAGAGTCCTTCCATTAAAGACAGTGGGCAAAAGAATATGAcacttttaaagaacttattatgCAAGTAATATGTGGTGATTGTGGGTAAATtaggaaatggaaaaagcaaaaaggaagcaATAAAAGTCGGCCATAATGGTTACTGCTGCGTAATGGTTACTTTCAGCAGCATGAAGtgagcctggggacaggggagaAGCTTCCACTGGTATTTAGCGTGCTTCTGTGTACGGCTACAGTCCTCAGCCTCAGGGGGTTTCCTTGGCCCTTACTGTGCGGCAGGTGCTTGGGAGCATCAGGAGTCAAAGCAGACAAGGCTCTGTTCTTGCTGAATGTTTTCTGTGCTTAAAGAGGTCTATAAAGAGATCTTTGCCCGTCATCCCACTGACCAGTGGTAGCCATTGTTGGTGGCTGGTGTGCTTCATTCCAAACCATTTCCCAGGCTGAGGTTGTATCCACACACAGCAGCATTTCTGCTCCAGGTAGTTTCCACATCCATGAATGAGGCTCCCACAGGGTGGGACAGGGTGGGTGTTGGCCCACATGGAGCCATAAATGGGGCTGCTTTGGGTTTGCATGGTGTACCCTAGCTCCTCTGGTGCTGAGGGCCAGGCACTGGCTGGCACATGACGTGTGTGTGACCTCTCCTCCCCAGGAGGCCATCCAGCAGCTGGACACTGAGCTGAGGAACACCAAGTGGGAGATGGCAGCCCAGCTCCGAGAGTACCAGGACCTGCTCAATGTCAAGATGGCTCTGGATATTGAGATTGCCGCTTACAGGTGATGTGGGCCAGGGGGCATTTGGGATGGTGGGGAGTCCTTGCACTCTTCTGAGAAGTTAAGCACTGAGTTTCAGATTCCCAGCAAGGTGGCTGCCTGtcttagaaacaaaaaagaattttttttttttgggtaaaaTGTAGATGACATAAAATTTCCTATTTAAGTACAGTGGTATTAagtgcatttatatttttgtgcaaccatcagcaccatttatctctagaacttttttcatcttcccaaactgaaaccctGTGCTCATTAAAGAATTACTCCCCACTCCTCTTTCCTGTggccctggcaaccatcattctactttctgagaGACAGAAGTCTTAAGAGTGGCTTCTTTTCATTCTGCCAGTGATTTAGATAACAACATTCCTTACCCCTTCCGAAATCCAACCAGCTAGAGGCCTACTTTGGAGGGAAATGAGGCACCTGAGTTGTCAGGGGCCCTGACAActctcttggctttttttttttttttttttttttttttttttttttttagctctctgAGTTTTTCTTTCCTGGGGAAATAAAACGGAGATGATAACAGTACTCCTGTTATGGGGTTGTGGGAAGGAGGAGCCAATCCAGTTCCAGAGCAAATCTGGGTATGGCTGAGCTGTCATAGAGAAATCTCTCAGTAAATGGTAGCCAGGAGAAGGCCATGAGACCTCCCAGCTTAGCAATTTCTTGCTAAGGAGCAAGCTGACTCCATGAACACCCCTCCCAGTTACTGCCAAGTGACCCTTCACTTCCCAACTCTTGGATCTCTTGGGTCCAGTCTATAATCTTGGTCAGAATGTGGTCCATGAGCCAATTAGCAATTAGTACAATTAGCATCTTCCACAAACATGTTAGAAAGGCAGActcttgggccccaccccagatctactgaatcagaatctgcattttaaccagaTCCCTGGGGATTTGTATGCTGTTAAATTTGCAAAGCACTGGTCTCTAGGGGTAACCCCTATACCTCCTATGAGGCTGGCACTGCCAGTTCCTTTTTATTCATTATCTCATTGAAACAACCCTCTCAGGTAGGGACTCTTATGATCCTCTTTTTGCTAAACTGAGGCTTGAAGAGTTTGAGTGAGTTGGCTGAAGTCACATACCAACTGAGTTGGAAAGAGTAGAAACTGCTGCCCTTACTCCTAAATCCCAAAGGATGAGAATATAAGGTGACTGGAGACCCTTGAAATTCCAATGGGAATATTCTAAGACCTATTAATCCCAAATTTATAAATGTGGAATTGTTTGCTGAGGCTCCTACctttttcttgaatgttttaGTTAAGGGACAATTGATGTAATTTTTGTTAATGCAGGTGTTCTCTCTTGAGGGCCATTTTGGGGTAGGGGAGTTGTATTATAATTTGCAGTTCTAGCCGCATAAAACAAGAGCAATGCCATTGGGGTGCAGATTCTGGGTGGACCCTGAGAAGATTTGCTAAAAGTGTCTACCATTCACATTCCTTCCTCCACCAAAGTCTATATCATTGTATTCCATGGGTCTTCAGGGTATTCAAGAAGACCCCCAACTCATCAGTCTGCTCTGAGCTAATAATAGTAATGTGTTCCATTATCCATTCTGCAGAAAACTCCTGGAGGGTGAAGAATGTCGGATTGGCTTTGGCCCCAGTCCTTTCTCCCTTCCAGAAGGACTCCCCAAAATTCCCTCTACATCCACTCACATAAAGGTCAAAAGTGAAGAGAAGATCAAAGTGGTagaaaagtcagagaaggaaaCCGTGATTTTGGAGGAACAGACAGAGGAGATCCAAGTGACTGAAGAAGTGactgaagaagaagagaaagaggccaaagaggagaaaggtgaggaagaggaagcagaagagggagaagaagaaacaaagtctCCCCCAGCAGAAGAGGCTGCAtctccagagaaggaagaggccAAGTCCCCAGAAAAGGCTAAGTCCCCCATGAAAGAAGAAGCAAAATCACCAGCTGAGGCCAAGTCCCCAGTGAAGGAAGAGGCCAAGTCTCCAGCTGAGGTGAAGTCCCCTGAGAAAGCTAAATCCCCCATGAAAGAAGAAGCAAAATCTCCAACGGAGGTGAAATCCCCAGAGAAGGCCAAGTCCCCAGCTAAGGAAGAAGCAAAGTCCCCTGTGGAGGCCAAGTCCCCCGAAAAGGCCAAGTCTCCAGTAAAGGAAGAGGCCAAGTCCCCTGAGAAGGCCAAGTCCCCAGTGAAGGAGGAGGCCAAGTCCCCAGAGAAGGCCAAGTCCCCAGTGAAGGAGGAGGCCAAGTCCCCTGAGAAGGCCAAGTCCCCAGTGAAGGAGGAGGCCAAGTCCCCAGAGAAGGCCAAGTCCCCGGTGAAGGAGGAGGCCAAGTCCCCTGAGAAGGCCAAGTCCCCGGTGAAGGAGGAGGCCAAGTCCCCAGAGAAGGCCAAGTCCCCAGTGAAGGAGGAGGCCAAGTCCCCCGAGAAGACCAAGTCCCCAGTGAAGGAGGAGGCCAAGTCCCCAGAGAAGGCCAAGTCCCCCGAGAAGGCCAAGTCTCCAGTGAAGGAGGAGGCCAAGTCCCCTGAGAAGGCCAAGTCTCCAGTGAAGGAGGAGGCCAAGTCCCCTGAGAAGGCCAAGTCCCCGGTGAAGGAGGAAGCCAAATCCCCAGAGAAGGCCAAGTCTCCAGTGAAGGAGGAGGCCAAGTCCCCTGAGAAGGCCAAATCCCCAGTGAAGGAGGAGGCCAAGTCCCCAGAGAAGCCCAAGTCCCCGGTGAAGGAGGAGGCCAAGTCCCCTGAAAAGGCCAAGTCCCCTGAGAAGGCCAAGTCCCCGGTGAAGGAGGAGGCCAAGTCCCCTGAGAAGGCCAAGTCCCCGGTGAAGGAGGAGGCCAAGTCCCCTGAGAAGGCCAAGTCCCCGGTGAAGGAGGAGGCCAAGTCCCCTGAGAAGGCCAAGTCCCCAGTGAAGGAGGAGGCCAAGTCCCCCGAGAAGGCCAAGTCCCCAGTGAAGGAGGAGGCCAAGTCCCCTGAAAAGGCCAAGTCCCCAGAGAAGGCCAAGTCCCCGGTGAAGGAGGAGGCCAAGTCCCCAGAGAAGGCCAAGTCCCCTGAGAAAGCCAAGTCCCCAGTGAAGGAGGAGGCCAAGTCCCCTGAGAAGGCCAAGTCCCCAGAGAAGGTCAAATCTCCTGTGAAAGAAGAGACCAAGGCTCCTGAGAAAGAGGTCACAAAGAAGGAAGAGGCAAAGTCCCCcataaaggaggaagagaaacccCAGGAAGTGAAAGTCAAAGAGCCCGcaaagaaggcagaggaagagaaagctccAGCCACACCAAAAACTGAGGAGAAGAAGGACAGCAAGAAAGATGAGGTGCCAAAGAAGGAGGCTCCAAAGCCTGAGGTCCCCGAAAAGAAGGAGCCTGCTGTGGAGAAACCCAAAGAATCCAAAGTTGAAGCCAAGAAAGAGACTGAAGATAAGAAAAAAGCAGTGACCCCAGAGAAGGAGGTTCCTGCCAAGGTGAAGGAAGAAGCCAAACCCAAAGAGAAGGCTGAGGTGGCCAAGAAGGAGCAAGATGATGCCAAGGCCAAAGAACCCAGCAAAGCAGCAGAGAAGGAGCCAGAAAAGCCAAAGAAGGAAGGGACACCTGCAGCACCCGAGAAAAAAGATGTCAAGGAGGAGAAGACCCCAGAAGCCAAGAAATCTGAGGAGAAACCCAAAGCAGAGGCCCCAGCCAAAGAAGAGCCCAGCAAGGAGGCCCCCACACCTGGCAAAGCCAAGACAGAAAAGGCTGAGAAATCCTCTAGCACAGACCAAAAAGACAGCAGGCCTGCAGAGAAGGCCACAGAAGacaaggcctccaagggggagaaGTAAGGCAGGGAGAAAGGACTATCCAGAACAGCCAAAGATACTCAGGAGGGCCCAGGAGCTCAAGGGTCGACataacaaattttcattttttctcccttttctttatataaaaagaaactctGCTTAGATGATGGGGCCCTCCTTCACCAAACAGGAATTTCTATTAGCAATATGTTAGCAAGAGAGGGTATTCCCAGTCCCCTGGCCCTACACCCCAAACCCTCCCCAGGCGATGGACAATTATGTTATGATAGCTTACGTAGCCGAATGTGATATATGCCGAATGCCACATGTAAACACTTGACTATAAAAACTGACCCCCTCCTTTCTAAATAAGTGCATTTATTACCTGTATGTGCAATTGACAGATGATCGCAATAATGAATGAGCAGTTAGAAACACATTATGCTTGAGATGTCTTAACCTATTCCTGAATGCCTTCT harbors:
- the NEFH gene encoding neurofilament heavy polypeptide (The RefSeq protein has 1 non-frameshifting indel compared to this genomic sequence) produces the protein MMSFSGADALLGAPFAPLHGGGSLHYALARKGGTRSTAGSSSGFHSWARTSVSSVSASPSRFRGAAATSSTDSLDTLSNGPEGCVVAAAAARSEKEQLQALNDRFAGYIDKVRQLEAHNRSLEGEAAALRQQHAGRAAMGELYEREVREMRGAVLRLGAARGQLRLEQEHLLEDIAHVRQRLDDEARQREEAEAAARALARFAQEAEAARVELQKKAQALQEECGYLRRHHQEEVGELLGQIQGCGAAQAQAQAEARDALKCDVTSALREIRAQLEGHAVQSTLQSEEWFRVRLDRLSEAAKVNTDAMRSAQEEITEYRRQLQARTTELEALKGTKDSLERQRSELEDRHQADIASYQEAIQQLDTELRNTKWEMAAQLREYQDLLNVKMALDIEIAAYRKLLEGEECRIGFGPSPFSLPEGLPKIPSTSTHIKVKSEEKIKVVEKSEKETVILEEQTEEIQVTEEVTEEEEKEAKEEKGEEEEAEEGEEETKSPPAEEAASPEKEEAKSPEKAKSPMKEEAKSPAEAKSPVKEEAKSPAEVKSPEKAKSPMKEEAKSPTEVKSPEKAKSPAKEEAKSPVEAKSPEKAKSPVKEEAKSPEKAKSPVKEEAKSPEKAKSPVKEEAKSPEKAKSPEKAKSPVKEEAKSPEKAKSPVKEEAKSPEKAKSPVKEEAKSPEKTKSPVKEEAKSPEKAKSPEKAKSPVKEEAKSPEKAKSPVKEEAKSPEKAKSPVKEEAKSPEKAKSPVKEEAKSPEKAKSPVKEEAKSPEKPKSPVKEEAKSPEKAKSPEKAKSPVKEEAKSPEKAKSPVKEEAKSPEKAKSPVKEEAKSPEKAKSPVKEEAKSPEKAKSPVKEEAKSPEKAKSPEKAKSPVKEEAKSPEKAKSPEKAKSPVKEEAKSPEKAKSPEKVKSPVKEETKAPEKEVTKKEEAKSPIKEEEKPQEVKVKEPAKKAEEEKAPATPKTEEKKDSKKDEVPKKEAPKPEVPEKKEPAVEKPKESKVEAKKETEDKKKAVTPEKEVPAKVKEEAKPKEKAEVAKKEQDDAKAKEPSKAAEKEPEKPKKEGTPAAPEKKDVKEEKTPEAKKSEEKPKAEAPAKEEPSKEAPTPGKAKTEKAEKSSSTDQKDSRPAEKATEDKASKGEK